One genomic region from bacterium HR17 encodes:
- the mlaF gene encoding putative phospholipid import ATP-binding protein MlaF translates to MRKGDIVAVVGLSGVGKSTLLKVIAGLLPIESGTLCLFGEEAHRLSEREWNERLRPRMGFVFQGGALFDWMTVAENVAFPLRLRDRLSEPELRQRVRELLNAVGLDGTEMMLPDQLSGGMRKRIAIARALATQPDLVLYDEPTSGLDPVMSGVINDLIRKMRDRFGVTEIVVTHDIASALRFADRIALLHDGRIVAEAPPDEFRQLSNPLVQQFLRGDPIGPLTAGSGKASFPLKE, encoded by the coding sequence GTGCGCAAGGGCGACATCGTCGCTGTCGTCGGTCTATCGGGGGTCGGTAAAAGCACTTTGCTGAAAGTGATCGCCGGGTTGTTACCCATTGAATCGGGCACCTTGTGCCTGTTCGGTGAGGAAGCCCACCGGTTGAGTGAACGAGAATGGAACGAGCGGCTGCGCCCTCGGATGGGGTTTGTCTTTCAAGGCGGCGCGCTGTTTGATTGGATGACCGTCGCCGAGAATGTCGCGTTCCCGTTGCGTTTGCGCGACCGCCTTTCCGAGCCAGAGTTGCGACAGCGGGTGCGCGAGTTGTTAAACGCCGTCGGATTGGACGGCACGGAAATGATGTTGCCTGACCAACTCTCAGGTGGAATGCGTAAACGCATCGCGATCGCGCGGGCGTTAGCCACCCAGCCGGACTTGGTGCTTTACGACGAGCCGACCAGCGGTTTAGACCCGGTCATGAGCGGGGTCATCAACGACCTCATCCGCAAAATGCGTGACCGTTTCGGCGTGACGGAAATTGTCGTCACGCACGATATCGCCAGCGCGTTGCGTTTCGCCGACCGTATTGCCTTGTTGCACGACGGGCGCATCGTCGCCGAAGCGCCGCCTGACGAGTTCCGTCAGTTGTCTAACCCTCTGGTGCAGCAATTCTTGCGGGGCGACCCGATCGGTCCGTTGACAGCTGGGTCGGGCAAGGCATCGTTCCCGCTGAAGGAGTGA
- the mdh gene encoding Malate dehydrogenase, translating to MLGRAKISIVGAGMVGSSAALKMAQKELGDIVLADVVEFVAEGKALDMAESAPLEGFDTEIVGKTNDYSVIADSDVVVITAGVARKPGMSRMDLLMTNAGIVEGIAEHIRTLAPNAAVIVVTNPLDVMTYIAWKVTGFPRERVIGQAGVLDSIRMRYFVAQALGVSVKDVQAMVLGSHGDQMVPLPRYTTVAGVPITELLPPETIEHINQRTRDGGAEIVNLLKTGSAYYAPGAAVAEMVEAIVRDKKRLLPCSVLLQGEYGLHDVFIGVPVVLGKNGVERIVELKLTEEELQALRRSADEVRKGIADWEAAKRQVAS from the coding sequence ATGCTGGGACGGGCGAAAATTAGCATCGTCGGAGCGGGCATGGTCGGGTCATCCGCCGCCCTGAAAATGGCGCAAAAGGAATTGGGTGACATCGTGCTCGCAGATGTCGTGGAGTTCGTCGCCGAGGGCAAAGCGTTGGATATGGCGGAATCTGCGCCGCTGGAGGGGTTTGACACCGAGATCGTCGGCAAGACCAACGATTACAGCGTCATCGCCGACAGCGATGTCGTCGTCATCACTGCCGGCGTCGCGCGCAAGCCGGGCATGAGCCGCATGGATTTGCTGATGACCAATGCGGGCATCGTGGAAGGCATTGCCGAACACATCCGCACATTGGCGCCCAACGCCGCCGTCATCGTCGTCACCAATCCGCTGGATGTCATGACCTACATCGCTTGGAAGGTCACAGGCTTTCCCCGCGAACGGGTCATCGGGCAAGCGGGCGTGCTGGATTCCATCCGCATGCGTTACTTCGTCGCGCAAGCGTTGGGCGTCTCGGTCAAGGATGTGCAAGCGATGGTGTTGGGGTCGCATGGCGACCAAATGGTGCCCTTGCCTCGCTACACGACTGTCGCAGGCGTGCCCATCACTGAACTGTTGCCACCAGAAACGATTGAGCACATCAACCAGCGCACGCGCGACGGTGGGGCGGAGATCGTCAACCTGCTAAAAACAGGCAGCGCCTACTACGCGCCGGGCGCAGCGGTTGCTGAGATGGTGGAAGCGATTGTGCGGGACAAAAAACGGTTGCTCCCGTGCAGCGTGTTGCTGCAAGGCGAATACGGCTTGCACGATGTCTTCATCGGCGTGCCCGTCGTGTTGGGCAAAAACGGTGTAGAGCGCATCGTGGAGTTGAAGTTGACCGAAGAGGAATTGCAGGCGCTCCGTCGTAGTGCCGACGAAGTCCGCAAGGGCATCGCTGACTGGGAAGCCGCAAAACGCCAAGTGGCATCGTAA
- the sucD gene encoding Succinate--CoA ligase [ADP-forming] subunit alpha, with protein MAILVHKDTRVLVQGITGREGEFHTRLMLDYGTRIVAGVTPGKGGQQVHGVPVFDSVHEAVKAVGGVDVSAVFVPAPFAADAVLEALDAGVKGVVIITEGIPVHDMLKVARAFEIAGDGHWFIGPNCPGVITPGGCKVGIMPAQVFQPGRIGVISRSGTLTYEVVAELTKAGFGQSTCVGVGGDPIIGLDFVDILRLFNDDPQTDAVVLIGEIGGTDEEEAAAFIEREMHKPVVAFVAGKTAPEGKRMGHAGAIIMGRMGTAQSKIEAFQKAGVPVADLPEQIPALLRQLVVSGQTDTTAVK; from the coding sequence ATGGCGATTTTAGTGCACAAAGACACGCGCGTCCTCGTTCAAGGCATTACAGGGCGTGAAGGCGAATTCCACACGCGGCTGATGTTGGATTACGGGACGCGCATCGTTGCAGGAGTCACGCCCGGCAAAGGCGGGCAACAAGTTCATGGCGTCCCTGTCTTTGACAGCGTGCACGAAGCCGTCAAAGCGGTCGGGGGCGTAGATGTCTCGGCGGTGTTTGTGCCCGCGCCGTTCGCTGCTGACGCCGTGTTGGAAGCGTTGGATGCCGGCGTGAAAGGGGTCGTCATCATCACCGAAGGCATCCCCGTCCACGACATGCTCAAAGTTGCCCGCGCCTTTGAAATAGCGGGTGACGGGCATTGGTTCATCGGACCCAACTGCCCTGGCGTCATCACGCCTGGCGGATGCAAAGTCGGCATCATGCCCGCACAAGTCTTTCAGCCAGGGCGCATCGGCGTCATCTCCCGCAGCGGGACACTAACTTACGAAGTCGTGGCGGAGTTGACCAAAGCGGGGTTCGGGCAAAGCACCTGCGTCGGCGTCGGCGGTGACCCCATCATCGGCTTGGACTTCGTGGACATCTTGCGCCTGTTCAACGATGACCCGCAAACTGACGCCGTCGTGCTTATCGGCGAGATCGGTGGGACGGATGAGGAAGAGGCTGCCGCGTTCATTGAGCGGGAAATGCACAAACCCGTCGTCGCCTTCGTCGCCGGCAAAACGGCGCCCGAAGGCAAACGGATGGGGCACGCGGGCGCCATCATCATGGGGCGTATGGGCACCGCCCAAAGCAAAATTGAGGCGTTCCAAAAAGCCGGCGTGCCCGTCGCTGACTTGCCTGAACAAATTCCCGCCCTATTGCGCCAACTGGTGGTTTCTGGACAAACGGACACAACCGCTGTAAAGTGA
- the loiP_2 gene encoding Metalloprotease LoiP: MRQWLSSVIACVLVTVGCERLTQAVVATALLTGVVGSRATTASPSGDLARDGVPSEWVALEGERDWELDAIARRLLEGEPQAERFRCVVVLPMRDPNAFASEQGDIAVTEGLLERLQGRDEIAFVLAHELAHLLKGHPRNLERNPTRLERIRTEIERGLGGSIVGTGLQLLVNAVASYYSREREREADSEAVRLMAKAGFDPQAAERALRRLGEEQGLLSWFRSHPFLSERIDIVREARRRFRPAALPPVLAPPANLPPEVFVDWRVDNSVGGERPVPPNNRALWQRMMAETQKWFWSALMDTTQQGKTPFRPAKRWQRHRAQTLVLHLRLLDWTLEPIKSMDGWLQWQIQVQCRLTDADGRPWATGQLRFGTAFAENEPLAETLLRSAPILARRLARFVTECYRQG; the protein is encoded by the coding sequence ATGCGGCAATGGCTTTCAAGCGTCATCGCGTGTGTTCTTGTAACCGTTGGCTGCGAGCGGTTAACGCAAGCCGTCGTGGCGACGGCGCTGTTGACCGGTGTCGTCGGCAGTAGGGCTACGACGGCATCGCCCTCGGGTGACCTCGCCCGCGACGGCGTTCCTTCCGAGTGGGTGGCGCTGGAAGGCGAACGGGATTGGGAACTGGATGCGATCGCCCGCCGCTTGTTGGAAGGCGAGCCGCAGGCGGAACGGTTTCGGTGCGTTGTCGTGTTGCCGATGCGCGACCCCAACGCGTTCGCCAGCGAACAAGGGGACATCGCCGTCACCGAAGGGTTGCTGGAACGATTGCAAGGGCGCGATGAAATCGCTTTCGTGTTGGCGCACGAGTTGGCCCACCTGCTCAAAGGCCACCCACGCAACTTGGAACGCAACCCGACACGCTTGGAGCGCATTCGCACGGAAATTGAACGGGGCTTGGGCGGTTCAATTGTCGGCACGGGGTTGCAACTGCTGGTCAACGCTGTCGCCAGTTACTACAGCCGCGAGCGGGAACGGGAAGCCGACAGCGAAGCCGTGCGCCTGATGGCGAAAGCGGGTTTTGACCCCCAAGCCGCTGAACGGGCTTTGCGCCGCTTGGGGGAAGAGCAAGGGTTGCTCAGTTGGTTTCGGTCGCACCCGTTTTTATCGGAGCGGATAGACATCGTGCGGGAAGCCCGGCGGCGTTTTCGTCCCGCTGCCCTGCCCCCCGTGCTGGCGCCGCCGGCGAACTTGCCCCCTGAGGTCTTCGTGGACTGGCGAGTGGACAACAGTGTCGGTGGTGAACGCCCCGTCCCCCCCAACAACAGAGCCCTTTGGCAGCGCATGATGGCGGAAACGCAAAAATGGTTTTGGTCGGCGTTGATGGACACGACGCAACAAGGTAAAACGCCCTTCCGCCCCGCCAAACGCTGGCAACGCCACCGCGCGCAAACGCTCGTCTTGCACCTGAGGTTGCTGGATTGGACGCTTGAGCCGATTAAAAGCATGGACGGCTGGCTGCAGTGGCAAATACAGGTGCAATGTCGGTTGACCGACGCCGATGGGCGCCCTTGGGCAACTGGGCAATTGCGGTTCGGCACCGCCTTCGCTGAGAACGAACCGTTGGCGGAAACTTTGTTGCGCTCCGCACCGATTTTGGCGCGCCGCCTTGCCCGCTTCGTCACGGAGTGCTACCGACAAGGGTGA
- the rplI gene encoding 50S ribosomal protein L9, whose translation MKVVLMQDVPKLGNKFQVVEVSDGYARNYLIPRRLAQPATPALLRELEKRRQLDQQRAQRALQRAQDLAQRLAAITLDIPVPAGEGGRLYHAVSAQEIVAHLKERHGIELDRDQLDLDEPLRSLGVHTIPVRLHRQVRATLRVNIVAASA comes from the coding sequence GTGAAAGTCGTGTTGATGCAGGATGTCCCCAAACTGGGCAACAAGTTTCAGGTCGTGGAGGTTTCCGACGGCTATGCCCGCAACTATCTTATTCCGCGTCGGTTGGCTCAACCGGCGACACCGGCGTTGTTGCGGGAATTGGAGAAGCGTCGCCAGTTGGATCAGCAGCGCGCCCAACGGGCGCTGCAACGCGCGCAAGATTTGGCGCAGCGGCTCGCCGCTATCACGCTGGACATTCCGGTGCCCGCTGGCGAAGGCGGTCGGTTATACCATGCGGTCTCGGCGCAAGAGATCGTCGCCCACCTGAAAGAGCGGCACGGCATTGAACTGGACCGTGACCAACTCGATTTAGATGAGCCGTTGCGGAGTTTGGGCGTGCACACAATTCCTGTTCGGTTGCACCGGCAGGTGCGGGCAACTTTGCGGGTCAACATCGTCGCAGCGTCCGCGTAA
- the rbn gene encoding Ribonuclease BN, whose product MLRFVLLGTGSSDLYPSPWCGCDYCARAREERDERDWRHFACALLFPDVLIDCPPDLPHSAWRAQVELFRVRHLLVTHSHPDHFSTDPLLLRRSVVWAQKTARHESGLLPELAPLTVYGNAKVVERLKTFLRETAGKYDLKVDAHKLKPFEPVRLDERTKAHPLRASHCLDEEEAFVFVIERDEFAIFYATDTGWLSEEALDYLRQFALDLVIVDATFGIAPASGEHMNLEQARQLRERLLNEGMLKGQGQFVVTHLSPHWTPPYQLLSAALQKEGVTVGYDGLWLIVE is encoded by the coding sequence ATGTTACGGTTTGTCCTTTTGGGCACCGGTTCATCGGACTTGTATCCGTCGCCGTGGTGTGGCTGTGACTACTGTGCCCGCGCCCGCGAGGAACGGGACGAGCGGGATTGGCGGCATTTTGCATGCGCCTTGCTGTTTCCCGATGTGCTCATTGATTGCCCCCCTGACTTACCCCATTCGGCGTGGCGGGCGCAGGTGGAATTGTTTCGCGTCCGCCACCTGTTAGTCACGCATTCGCACCCCGACCATTTCAGCACTGACCCGCTGCTGCTGCGCCGGTCAGTTGTGTGGGCGCAGAAAACTGCCCGCCACGAGAGCGGGTTGCTGCCGGAGTTAGCGCCACTGACAGTTTACGGCAACGCCAAAGTGGTGGAGCGGCTCAAGACTTTTCTGCGGGAGACGGCAGGCAAATACGACCTGAAAGTGGATGCCCACAAACTTAAACCCTTTGAACCTGTCCGCTTGGACGAACGAACAAAAGCGCATCCTTTGCGCGCCAGCCACTGCCTTGACGAAGAAGAGGCGTTTGTGTTCGTCATAGAGCGGGACGAGTTTGCCATCTTCTACGCCACCGACACGGGTTGGCTCAGCGAGGAAGCGTTGGATTACTTGCGCCAGTTCGCGCTGGACTTGGTCATCGTTGATGCGACCTTCGGCATCGCTCCTGCCAGCGGCGAGCACATGAACTTGGAACAGGCGCGGCAATTGCGCGAACGGTTGCTGAACGAAGGCATGTTGAAGGGGCAGGGGCAATTCGTCGTCACACACCTGTCACCCCATTGGACACCGCCTTATCAGTTGCTCTCAGCCGCTTTGCAAAAAGAGGGCGTCACAGTCGGTTACGACGGTTTGTGGCTGATCGTGGAATGA